Proteins encoded within one genomic window of Dyadobacter chenhuakuii:
- a CDS encoding RagB/SusD family nutrient uptake outer membrane protein has translation MRQYSIFKFLLMGSLTLGTVSCEKYYEPTTSIDEESALTNAGDVETATIGTYAVLLNAAYVRSVHFLMEYPSDEVAQGQSSGDDLTRAYRYTHINTSGHATNFWGQAYKVIAAANKIIAYVPDESSITLRQLKGENLYLRAMMHFNLVRVFGRPYPQENGNNPGVPLLLDGLSDDQINKITRSSVKDVYESVIQDLLKAADLMSENKSNSFASKEVAQALLSRVYLYKGENDNAIKYADLVIKSGRYKLVQGGEYSSYFKTAPASNPETIFAIRHTKVQDRAFSAIGSMYFSADASGTPQGQGVSGWAEIYASKKYVDFLSKNPGDLRNNFVSPYTINGALQYNVKLSPSTPMYYVNKYSMQEGVINLSSPVYLRLAEMHLIRAEANAKLGKTALALEDVNLIRQRAGLTGDKLYTVANLGTKKALDVVMEERMLELAFEGHRSYDLFRNNLPMERNYPGTHSLNNTPTTNVNQKVLPTDPRVIFFIPQAEIDRNAKLTQNP, from the coding sequence ATGAGACAATATTCAATATTTAAATTCCTATTAATGGGGTCGCTGACACTGGGTACGGTGTCCTGTGAGAAATATTACGAACCCACAACTTCCATTGACGAAGAATCGGCACTAACCAATGCGGGAGATGTTGAGACGGCAACCATCGGCACTTACGCTGTATTATTGAATGCAGCTTATGTGCGCAGCGTGCATTTTTTGATGGAATATCCCAGTGACGAAGTTGCACAGGGACAGTCATCAGGCGATGACCTTACGCGGGCATATCGTTACACGCATATCAATACTTCGGGTCATGCCACTAATTTCTGGGGCCAGGCTTACAAGGTGATTGCGGCAGCCAACAAGATTATTGCATACGTTCCCGATGAGTCCTCCATTACACTGCGCCAGCTCAAAGGTGAGAACCTTTACCTGAGAGCGATGATGCATTTCAATCTGGTGCGTGTTTTTGGTCGGCCGTATCCTCAGGAAAACGGCAATAACCCAGGCGTTCCACTGCTTTTGGACGGATTAAGCGACGATCAGATCAACAAAATCACCCGCAGCTCAGTAAAAGACGTTTACGAATCCGTCATTCAGGATCTGCTCAAGGCAGCGGATCTGATGTCTGAAAATAAGTCAAATTCATTTGCATCAAAAGAAGTTGCTCAGGCGCTGCTTTCACGTGTATATCTGTACAAAGGTGAGAATGATAATGCAATCAAATATGCTGATCTGGTTATCAAATCGGGACGCTACAAGCTGGTTCAGGGCGGAGAGTACAGCAGCTATTTTAAAACGGCCCCTGCCAGTAATCCCGAAACCATCTTTGCTATTCGCCACACAAAAGTGCAGGATAGAGCATTCTCGGCGATTGGATCCATGTATTTTAGCGCCGATGCATCCGGCACGCCGCAGGGACAAGGCGTAAGTGGCTGGGCAGAGATTTATGCCTCAAAAAAGTATGTTGACTTTCTTTCCAAAAATCCGGGTGACCTCAGAAACAATTTTGTCTCGCCATATACGATCAATGGGGCTCTGCAGTATAATGTCAAGCTGTCGCCCTCAACGCCGATGTATTATGTTAACAAATACTCCATGCAGGAAGGCGTCATCAACCTGAGCTCACCCGTGTATCTGCGTCTTGCAGAAATGCACCTGATCCGGGCCGAAGCCAATGCGAAACTGGGAAAAACTGCCCTGGCACTGGAAGATGTAAATTTGATCCGCCAGCGTGCAGGTCTGACGGGTGATAAACTTTACACCGTTGCCAATCTGGGAACGAAAAAGGCCCTGGATGTAGTCATGGAGGAGCGAATGCTTGAATTGGCATTTGAAGGACACCGCTCTTATGATCTGTTCCGTAATAATCTGCCAATGGAAAGAAATTATCCAGGAACACATTCTTTGAACAATACGCCTACAACCAATGTAAATCAGAAAGTATTGCCCACCGACCCTCGCGTGATATTCTTTATCCCGCAGGCCGAAATCGAT
- a CDS encoding SusC/RagA family TonB-linked outer membrane protein encodes MTKPKPKQKKSLWLPSKKSLRYPLAMMIGISLFAPQQGSALSLIAYPTSQVGSLDRTVTGKVKDEKGEPLVGVTITLKNNNAIGAATDMNGDFSMSIPENLVANATLIFSYIGYAPVEAELGQKTVFDISLSSSIQELDQVVVVGYSAKKMKYLSSSVTTINNEKLRDVTSNELPNLLQGKAPGVVVSSASGDPTSAGRILIRGAGTISAGTSPLIVVDGNIGGSYNPVDVENITVLKDVAATGLYGSRAANGVIIVNTKMGKAGKTQISFANTMGFAQATTGNFRLMNSQQLYDFQSTFYPRDASVLQTNTNWWDEAFRTGFVNNHTVSASGGSEKTTFYISANYYKEQGTQIENDKTGYNFRANLQSQLTKKLTAKVLFNGVFNKDNYANSNTLYDAYNNLPFDPAYDGEGQPTDGRSYPGWLGRERENFLHSVQYNYAKAQSLNVTTDVDLDYELTDKITLSSYNRINFGNGLSASYNDKRTKQGGANGGELYNGTSYSNRLLTSNRIRYSEDFGKHGLTLLGVAEAETTYSSSTSAAGKGLPPGRDVMSVATDILTNPTGLNEQVGFRKFLGQADYNYDNKYFLIGSFVNEFSSLFGKNNSTANFYQLGASWILSNEEFLKNNKTLTFAKLRASNGTVGNADGLSNFASLGLYTISADASYSGLPGAAPSQKGNPDLTWEKIKSSNIGFDLSFFNRIDLVVDAYVKEASELLYRKPLAATTGYGYVWVNAGSIRNKGIEFSLTSTNIKRNGFNWETNLNMAFNRNKVLELSDGSTVFNSGARQPIAVGHNMDEYNMPIWAGVNPENGDPQWERIVKDANGNLTKELTSTYNQAQTADSRQFTGKTAAPKFTGGLSNTLTYKNITFSAFFNFVYGNWVYNESRVYFDNDGFYEAYNQMVPAKDWNRWQKPGDVATHPKAIVGGNKDSNQSSSRYLEDGSYVRLRNVRVGYSLPDNVLGRSGFSRVSVFVSGDNLWTATKFSGPDPEVSLSQVDLSSGLSSLRYPISKKYLIGINFSF; translated from the coding sequence ATGACAAAACCTAAGCCCAAACAAAAAAAATCCTTGTGGTTACCCAGTAAAAAGTCACTGCGCTATCCCCTTGCAATGATGATCGGGATATCACTTTTTGCCCCGCAACAAGGCAGCGCTTTGTCGCTGATCGCCTACCCCACTTCGCAGGTAGGCAGCCTGGACCGGACCGTAACGGGTAAAGTAAAAGATGAAAAGGGAGAGCCCCTTGTGGGGGTAACCATTACCCTTAAGAACAACAATGCTATCGGTGCTGCGACCGATATGAACGGGGATTTTTCGATGAGCATCCCCGAAAATCTGGTTGCCAATGCAACGCTAATATTCAGCTACATCGGTTACGCACCCGTTGAGGCTGAATTAGGTCAGAAAACAGTGTTTGACATCTCACTGAGCTCTTCCATCCAGGAGCTGGACCAGGTTGTAGTGGTGGGATATTCAGCCAAAAAGATGAAATACCTGTCAAGTTCCGTTACAACGATTAATAACGAAAAACTCAGAGATGTCACATCCAACGAGCTTCCCAACCTGCTTCAGGGTAAGGCGCCGGGCGTTGTGGTTTCGAGCGCGTCGGGTGATCCTACCAGCGCAGGACGTATATTGATCCGCGGAGCAGGCACTATTTCTGCGGGAACATCCCCGTTAATCGTCGTTGACGGAAACATTGGCGGCAGTTACAATCCTGTCGATGTTGAAAACATTACGGTCTTAAAAGATGTTGCTGCAACAGGACTCTATGGTTCGCGCGCAGCCAATGGTGTTATCATTGTCAATACAAAAATGGGGAAAGCAGGTAAAACCCAAATCAGTTTTGCCAATACCATGGGATTTGCCCAGGCTACGACCGGAAATTTCCGCCTGATGAATTCCCAGCAGTTGTATGATTTCCAAAGCACTTTTTACCCGCGGGATGCATCGGTGCTGCAAACCAATACAAACTGGTGGGATGAGGCTTTCAGGACAGGATTTGTCAATAACCACACCGTCTCTGCCTCCGGTGGAAGTGAGAAAACCACTTTTTACATTTCTGCCAACTATTATAAGGAGCAGGGAACGCAGATCGAAAATGATAAGACGGGCTACAACTTCCGCGCAAACCTGCAATCGCAGCTGACGAAAAAATTGACTGCCAAAGTGCTGTTCAATGGCGTCTTCAACAAGGATAACTATGCAAACAGCAATACTTTATACGATGCCTATAACAACCTTCCATTCGACCCAGCATATGATGGTGAGGGCCAACCCACAGACGGCAGAAGCTACCCCGGATGGCTGGGACGCGAGCGTGAAAATTTCCTGCATTCCGTTCAGTATAACTATGCGAAGGCCCAAAGCCTGAATGTTACAACCGATGTGGACCTGGACTACGAGCTAACAGATAAAATCACATTGTCATCCTATAACCGGATCAACTTTGGAAATGGCCTGAGTGCGAGCTATAATGACAAACGCACCAAACAGGGCGGGGCCAACGGTGGTGAGCTCTATAACGGAACAAGCTATTCCAACCGCTTGCTTACCTCGAACCGTATACGCTATTCCGAAGATTTCGGCAAGCACGGACTTACGCTTCTTGGCGTTGCCGAAGCGGAAACGACTTATTCGAGCAGCACCAGCGCGGCAGGAAAAGGCTTGCCTCCCGGCCGTGACGTAATGTCTGTGGCTACGGATATCCTGACCAATCCTACCGGGCTCAATGAGCAGGTAGGTTTCCGTAAATTTCTGGGACAAGCCGATTATAACTACGACAACAAGTATTTTCTGATCGGATCTTTTGTAAACGAATTTTCTTCTTTGTTTGGAAAAAACAACTCTACGGCCAATTTCTATCAGCTAGGAGCATCCTGGATTCTGAGTAATGAGGAGTTTTTGAAAAACAACAAAACCCTGACTTTTGCAAAACTTCGTGCGAGTAATGGAACGGTTGGTAATGCAGACGGTCTAAGCAATTTCGCTTCATTGGGATTGTATACCATTTCTGCCGATGCATCTTACTCGGGACTTCCCGGCGCAGCTCCTTCGCAAAAAGGAAACCCGGACCTTACCTGGGAGAAGATCAAATCTTCAAACATCGGATTTGACCTGAGTTTTTTCAATCGCATTGACCTGGTTGTGGACGCCTATGTTAAAGAGGCCAGCGAGCTGCTATACCGCAAACCGCTGGCAGCAACGACGGGTTACGGCTACGTTTGGGTAAATGCAGGCTCTATCCGCAATAAGGGTATCGAGTTCAGTCTGACATCTACCAACATTAAACGCAATGGTTTTAATTGGGAAACTAACCTGAACATGGCCTTCAACCGCAACAAGGTTCTCGAACTGAGCGATGGTTCTACCGTATTCAACTCCGGCGCACGCCAGCCTATCGCTGTCGGGCATAATATGGATGAGTACAACATGCCGATCTGGGCGGGTGTAAATCCGGAAAACGGCGATCCGCAATGGGAGAGAATTGTAAAGGATGCTAATGGTAATCTTACCAAAGAACTAACGAGCACTTATAACCAGGCGCAAACGGCCGATTCACGTCAGTTTACAGGAAAAACGGCTGCTCCCAAGTTCACGGGTGGCCTTTCCAATACATTGACCTACAAGAACATTACCTTTTCTGCATTCTTTAACTTTGTTTACGGAAACTGGGTATATAATGAAAGCCGTGTTTATTTCGACAATGATGGTTTCTATGAGGCCTACAACCAAATGGTGCCTGCCAAAGATTGGAACCGCTGGCAAAAGCCGGGTGACGTAGCGACGCACCCCAAAGCAATTGTGGGAGGTAACAAAGATTCCAATCAGTCTTCTTCGCGTTACCTGGAAGATGGTAGTTACGTCCGGCTGAGAAACGTTCGCGTGGGTTACTCGCTTCCTGACAATGTTCTAGGAAGAAGCGGCTTTTCGCGGGTTTCTGTTTTTGTAAGCGGTGATAATTTATGGACGGCAACCAAGTTTTCAGGCCCGGATCCGGAAGTTTCCTTATCACAGGTTGATTTAAGCTCCGGACTATCGAGTTTAAGATATCCAATCAGCAAAAAATATCTTATAGGGATCAACTTTTCATTCTAA